One window of Scheffersomyces stipitis CBS 6054 chromosome 1, whole genome shotgun sequence genomic DNA carries:
- a CDS encoding predicted protein, translating into MSSGVDSSVAAGIYAKKYKNVRGIYMANWSQTAKCTERDWNDVQKVCHDLKIPCERVNFEKEYWNDVFQPMLNMYEKGLTPNPDTGCNKYVKFGCMIDHLTAKFPRDKKWWLVTGHYARVMLHQPSGQYHLLRAYSKDKDQSYYLSSIPQEALSRVLMPIGHYVKPDVRELAKELNLHVSSKPDSQGLCFVSQEQNSFRDFLNDYIEPNPGNIVTEDGKVWGKHQGLWHATIGQKSSISMPQGDPQYKGVWFVSEKNFETNELVIVRGRDNPKLYKQEVNVDDFQWMNSDNSDSSSEITFQYRSLQTPIKVESMARKGANYTIKLAEKVRALAPGQNVVLYRGNQVLGSGVIGKAM; encoded by the coding sequence ATGAGCTCAGGTGTGGACTCACTGGTAGCTGCAGGGATCTATGCAAAAAAGTATAAGAATGTCAGAGGCATATACATGGCCAACTGGTCCCAAACTGCCAAGTGTACGGAACGAGATTGGAACGACGTTCAGAAAGTATGTCATGATCTCAAAATCCCCTGTGAGCGAGTTAATTTTGAAAAGGAGTACTGGAACGACGTATTCCAGCCTATGCTCAACATGTACGAGAAAGGTTTAACACCAAATCCAGATACTGGGTGTAACAAGTACGTCAAGTTTGGCTGTATGATCGATCATTTGACAGCAAAATTCCCCCGGGACAAGAAATGGTGGTTGGTGACTGGCCATTATGCTCGTGTGATGCTCCACCAGCCTTCTGGCCAGTACCATTTACTTAGAGCTTATTCCAAGGATAAGGACCAGTCGTACTActtatcttcaattcccCAGGAAGCTCTTTCGCGTGTGTTGATGCCAATCGGCCACTATGTGAAACCAGATGTACGTGAACTCGCTAAAGAGTTGAACCTTCATGTCAGCTCCAAGCCAGATTCACAAGGTCTTTGCTTTGTGTCCCAGGAACAGAATTCTTTCCGggacttcttgaacgactACATCGAGCCAAATCCTGGCAACATAGTTACTGAGGATGGGAAAGTCTGGGGAAAGCATCAAGGGCTCTGGCATGCTACCATTGGTCAGAAGTCTAGTATATCTATGCCCCAGGGAGATCCCCAGTACAAAGGAGTGTGGTTTGTCAGCGAAAAGAACTTTGAAACAAACGAACTTGTCATAGTCAGAGGCAGAGACAATCCTAAATTGTATAAACAAGAAGTGAATGTAGACGACTTCCAATGGATGAATTCTGATAATTCGGATTCATCCAGTGAGATCACCTTTCAGTACAGATCGCTTCAGACTCCTATCAAGGTAGAGTCTATGGCGAGGAAAGGGGCAAACTATACGATCAAGTTGGCAGAAAAGGTTCGTGCCTTGGCCCCAGGGCAGAACGTCGTATTGTATAGGGGAAATCAGGTATTGGGATCGGGCGTCATCGGTAAAGCCATGTAA